The following are encoded in a window of Harmonia axyridis chromosome 7, icHarAxyr1.1, whole genome shotgun sequence genomic DNA:
- the LOC123683995 gene encoding uncharacterized protein LOC123683995 isoform X2, protein MAFSKRSFSRLELTKNLALISRDQINSKVTNLKLHDQTGRPCVLLLSWLMAKRKHMMKFVDYYLNKDCDVLCINVTPWQLLWPTKGTQIVAADILRFLDSNYVNGQCLLHGFSVGAYLWAEVMVQMAAQQDRYKPVIDKFVGQVWDSAADVTEISVGLPVAVFPKNYVMQKALSQYIQYHMRTFNKVATRHYIRASQMFHTNLIKCPAQIFISKTDPIGAEASNMRVKESWENMGVKVYFKCWEKSPHVGHYQKHREEYLGHLDKFLEDIKFGVSASERLKAKL, encoded by the exons ATGGCTTTTAGTAAGAGGTCTTTCTCAAGATTGGAACTCACGAAGAATTTGGCACTTATCAGCAGAGATCAAATCAACAGTAAAGTGACGAATTTGAAACTTCATGATCAAACAGGAAGGCCCTGTGTTTTGCTTCTATCATGGCTGATGGCAAAGAGAAAACATATGATGAAGTTCGTCGATTATTACCTGAATAAAGATTGCGACGTTTTGTGCATAAATGTGACACCATGGCAGCTGTTATGGCCTACAAAAGGAACACAG ATAGTAGCCGCTGATATTCTCAGGTTCCTTGATAGCAATTATGTGAATGGCCAATGTTTACTGCATGGCTTTTCAGTTGGTGCTTACCTCTGGGCTGAAGTTATGGTGCAAATGGCAGCTCAGCAAGACAGATATAAACCTGTTATTGACAAATTTGTAGGACAAGTTTGGGACAGTGCTGCAGACGTTACTGAAATATCAGTAGGTCTACCAGTTGCTGTGTTCCCAAAGAACTACGTCATGCAGAAGGCTCTTTCACAATATATACa GTATCATATGAGAACGTTCAATAAAGTTGCTACGAGACATTATATCAGAGCCAGTCAGATGTTCCACACTAACTTGATTAAATGTCCTGCTCAAATTTTTATCAGTAAGACCGATCCTATTGGAGCTGAAGCTTCGAATATGAGAGTGAAAGAAAGTTGGGAGAATATGGGAGTTAAG GTATATTTCAAATGCTGGGAAAAATCACCTCATGTAGGACATTACCAAAAGCATCGAGAAGAGTATCTCGGACATCTAGATAAATTTCTAGAAGACATCAAATTTGGAGTCTCTGCTAGTGAGAGATTAAAAGCTAAACTTTGA
- the LOC123683995 gene encoding uncharacterized protein LOC123683995 isoform X1, with protein sequence MALSRVIFSPLWSSASGHLTANIKNTFMAFSKRSFSRLELTKNLALISRDQINSKVTNLKLHDQTGRPCVLLLSWLMAKRKHMMKFVDYYLNKDCDVLCINVTPWQLLWPTKGTQIVAADILRFLDSNYVNGQCLLHGFSVGAYLWAEVMVQMAAQQDRYKPVIDKFVGQVWDSAADVTEISVGLPVAVFPKNYVMQKALSQYIQYHMRTFNKVATRHYIRASQMFHTNLIKCPAQIFISKTDPIGAEASNMRVKESWENMGVKVYFKCWEKSPHVGHYQKHREEYLGHLDKFLEDIKFGVSASERLKAKL encoded by the exons ATGGCGTTAAGTAGGGTCATATTCAGCCCTTTGTGGTCATCTGCAAGTGGACATCTGACGGCCAATATAAAAAAT acCTTCATGGCTTTTAGTAAGAGGTCTTTCTCAAGATTGGAACTCACGAAGAATTTGGCACTTATCAGCAGAGATCAAATCAACAGTAAAGTGACGAATTTGAAACTTCATGATCAAACAGGAAGGCCCTGTGTTTTGCTTCTATCATGGCTGATGGCAAAGAGAAAACATATGATGAAGTTCGTCGATTATTACCTGAATAAAGATTGCGACGTTTTGTGCATAAATGTGACACCATGGCAGCTGTTATGGCCTACAAAAGGAACACAG ATAGTAGCCGCTGATATTCTCAGGTTCCTTGATAGCAATTATGTGAATGGCCAATGTTTACTGCATGGCTTTTCAGTTGGTGCTTACCTCTGGGCTGAAGTTATGGTGCAAATGGCAGCTCAGCAAGACAGATATAAACCTGTTATTGACAAATTTGTAGGACAAGTTTGGGACAGTGCTGCAGACGTTACTGAAATATCAGTAGGTCTACCAGTTGCTGTGTTCCCAAAGAACTACGTCATGCAGAAGGCTCTTTCACAATATATACa GTATCATATGAGAACGTTCAATAAAGTTGCTACGAGACATTATATCAGAGCCAGTCAGATGTTCCACACTAACTTGATTAAATGTCCTGCTCAAATTTTTATCAGTAAGACCGATCCTATTGGAGCTGAAGCTTCGAATATGAGAGTGAAAGAAAGTTGGGAGAATATGGGAGTTAAG GTATATTTCAAATGCTGGGAAAAATCACCTCATGTAGGACATTACCAAAAGCATCGAGAAGAGTATCTCGGACATCTAGATAAATTTCTAGAAGACATCAAATTTGGAGTCTCTGCTAGTGAGAGATTAAAAGCTAAACTTTGA